One Alnus glutinosa chromosome 13, dhAlnGlut1.1, whole genome shotgun sequence genomic window, GTGTCATCCCAATTGTATAGTagtcgtataacagtctatcaaataaaattactttaaaaataaaggaattataaaaaagaaaagaaaaagaaactacatttattcctttttaactactttttttttttttcttttttttttttttttgtgggttatgtccttcaatatttcaattttgttgTAATCTCTGCCCGATCaattatttgtattataaaaATACTCTTCTTATTCTtaagataaaatatttttttaaaaaaaagtaagtctttttttatttttattttttattttttattttttatcatatgAGGGTATTTTTATCACTTTAAATAGTGAAAAAGGAACATTGAACCACAACGATAAATTAGGGAGaatattgcaaaaattgaaacattaagGAGAACATtgtaaaaataatgataattaaaGGGGGTTTAGTTAAAACTTAaatgtatttaattaaaaaataataatttccttAATAGTTAAGGCTTCCTGGGCCAAGTAGTCCACGTGTTGGAAGATCAAACGCGTCTGATTATGTCATTTCACACTTGCCTTAACTATCACACAATGCGACCTTCCTCTTATCTGCTACCGCGATTTCAAACCCACCGCTGAATTTCCTCTCGCCACGTGTACCCCTGGCGGAGCCGTCAAATCTAACGGCTGTTTACCTCGGCCCTATAAAGTTAGCTAACGTCCTCTTCGTTATTTCGGATCCACACTGTACGACGGTCCAGATTTAATCAATCGCAAAGCTGTCTTGGCCACTATATAAAGCCCGCACCGAGAGAGTGAAGAGTTTCTTGCAGCTTCGAGACGTTTCGAAACGACAGCGTTAGGGGATTTTGGATCGCCGGCTAGAGTTTTGGTGAGAGAAAAGCTATGGCGGAGGAGCATAAGCACGATGAGCCGAAGGCGGAGCATTTGGTGGAGGAGAAGGTAACGGAGAAGATCCACAGCCACGGTGATGCGTCGTCTTCGTCGTCGTCGTCCGATTCGGAGGACGAGAAGAAGAGCCGCGCTTCTCCTTCGTCGATGGAGTCGAAGGTGTACAGGCTCTTTGGGAGAGAAAAGCCTGTGCACAAGGTTTTAGGTGGTGGCAAACGTAGGTcaaattaactttttattttattttgggaaaTGAAATTGTgcttgaataataattttttgtgtgtttaatttaatttgcgGTGAAGAAATTTGGTTGAATTTGCTTCAGatgtttttttgcttttaatttcatatttgaTTTGTACATATTTTGcgatttgtttggttgctgagaaagtgTAGTAGTATTATGAGATCCGAATCTGTCTTTATTAGCAATTTTTGGCTAATATTAGTGTGTCGGTCTAAGCAAATGGTACGTTTTAGAGTTAAAGCTAagcttatgttttaatttttggaaaattctgCACTAATTTATGCTTTTTCGTGGCGATTGCGATTAGTTCTGCATCTATTGTTGTTATTAGTTGCTGAGATTTCCTTTTGAGATTTTGATGCGATCATTTTGGATCTAGATCTGGTTTTGTTTCGGAGTGGAGCTTGTGGTATTGATCAATCTATGTTGTTGAAAGTTAGAAAGGTTGTGAGGAATATAGTTTGATTGGCTTTCAAATGTTTTTGATGTCATTGGTTCTCTCAGAAGGTTCCCTCTTTTTAGTTTTGCAAACCCTTTTTGAGGGTTCATAAACTTCTTCAAttgtattttatgaataattatcATTGAAGCATTAGTTTAAACTATGATTATCAAAACTAGCTCTTACTGGAAATATGTAAATACCATTTTAAGGCTTGACGATGTTGATTTGATCGATCTTTTTATGCGACAGCTGCCGATGTTTTCTTGTGGAGGAACAAGAAGATATCAGGAGGAGTGCTTGTTGGCGCAACTGCTCTATGGGTTCTGTTTGAATTGTTTGAATACCACTTGCTTACTCTGGTTTGCCACATCTTGATTCTGGTTCTTGCGGTTCTGTTTTTGTGGTCCAATGCATCCACCTTCATCAATAAGTAAGGCTGCTGTGGTTTGATTGTTTCAATTTTTCCCCTTTTGGTTAGTTTGTTCTTACTTCCGTTTGATCATTTAGGAGGCCACCACGTATTCCGGAATTTCATATCCCCGAAGAACCAGTTCTACAGATTGCTGCTGCACTGAGGGCAGAGATCAATTGTGCTTTTTCTGTTTTGCGTGATATTGCATCGGGAAGAGAATTGAAGAAGTTCCTATCTGTATGTTTATATCTGTATTTGGTTTACTCTGTTGTTGATAGTTTGCATTGTAGCTCATATCACTTGGAGAACTTAAAGAGTGACCAAACAGTTCCACGTACATAACGGTTTGCCATACAATAACTGAGATGACGTAAAAAGTGAAAATCAGTCTTTCGATTAGAAAGGGCAGGCAggcttgtaaaaagaaaaattaagggttaaTTTCATTGTTGCGACTGTCGTATAGTgtactaaatagcatttcttttgttttattcaagTATATGACTCAAGCTCTTGAGCTCCATAAACTGCGATCTTTGTTTGTATAGTAGTTTTGAGCTATGTTTTCTTATTTATTGTTTATGTTGACCCGCTATTTGGGAATGATATGACGAATTAGGTGATTGCTGGCTTGTGGATTTTGTCTGTTGTGGGGAAATGGTGCAACTTCTTGACCTTGTTCTACATAGGTAATCTAATGGGGTTGATATTATATGCATGCATTAGTTAAAAACATGAATAGATTAGCTCTTAACACACTGGTTTCTTGATTTTATTGCAGCATTTGTTTTGCTAAACACATTGCCGGTGCTCTATGAGAAGTATGAGCGTCAGGTGGACTCATTTGCTGAGAAGGCCCATGGTGAGATCAAGAAGCAGTACGTAGTTTTCGATGGAAAGGTTCTGAGCAAGATTCCTATGGGGCCATTGAAGGATAGGAAGAAGGATTAGAGTGGCAGACTTCATGGCCATTTTCAATTAGCTGACAGTGTGTTGTCAAAGGTGGTGTGAATATCCATGAATGATTGTCTAGAAccctgttttctttttgttgttctaGGATCTTCGGGTTCACAACGTGGATtgatatgggtttttttttttggtacttgtTTTTGCTACATATATATGGCTCATTTTTAAATGGGTCTTGTTTGCTGTCGGTTACTTGGTTATATGATACTTTTATATATTGCATACTAATTAGTGCCATGTACATGCATTGGGTTAATTCTATTTCAAAATTGTGTTGGATTTGGCCCTTTGGGTGCAGTCTGTCAATCTTTTCCTTTCCAATTCTTGCTACTGGACAGTGGATTTTAGGTTAAAAGTAATTAGACTGCAAGTCCCTTGTTAAAGTCCTAGgcttatttgttattgttgggGGGATTTTAGTTGGATCCTAAACTCATACAAATTAATCTCTAAAAGTGTCATGTGGGGCATATATCACTATTAGATCTATAGaccagtttgtaaaaaatttctgtttATTTTAGTAGAAGGTAGCTTCTTATTGTGTTTAGTATTATGAATTGATCCAGAAGACTAACATTATGGTCACATAATCTGGTTGTTTTACTTTCCTTCAaattgttgaattatttattttttattatgaaaaaaaatttaaaaatgtgtatagCTCACATACATACAAATTAacacatgacatttttatatattaacccaatttcaaaaaaaaaaaaaagtcgtctttattttttatttatatatatatatatatatatatatatatatatatatagggtatttttttaaacGACACTTGGGAGATGCTCTTGGATAGGAATTGCTATATAAAGGAAAATGTTTGGATATTGCAACTTTTATAAAGAAACTTTTATAAATGTAGGTAATGGTATTGGTgaaaaaattatgtaataaagtttgataaataaatttaatggttaaaaaaataaagatattaaaTTTGACAAGTAAATTTAAtcgtttaataattaattttgataattgtcATTTGATTATTATGCTCCTCGCAAGTAATTTGTGTACGATTGTTGGAAGAGCTTGGAAGTTTAGATCTGAtttaaatgagtaatgctatacatcatccccttgtccttctaaatttgatgtggctcttaaaatcaccattgaatttatgatagattattattaaattttgattcaatggtgattttaagagccacatcaattttgagaggataaaagaaggacaagaggatgatgtgtagcattactcgattTAAATAGCAAATTTTCAGGTTATATTTGGAGCTTTtaaaaatgcgatttaaaaagAATCATACCGACTTCCACCGACTTCCACTGGTGAATATAAAATTGTCAAGATATTCCTCTTTCAAACGTTGAAGATTTGACAAAAATGTTGTGGCGATTTTCGAAAAGGTTCACGTGTCCTTCTCGTTAGATtcactttgttttgttttgtttttatttattattattatttttattcactGGACGGCGATCGTTCTCTTTGTTAAATCCACCACTTTTTTTCTGTCCATCAATTAAgagaaagacaaaaagaaaaagacaaaaaaagaaaaagaaaaagaacaactcGT contains:
- the LOC133854251 gene encoding reticulon-like protein B1, whose product is MAEEHKHDEPKAEHLVEEKVTEKIHSHGDASSSSSSSDSEDEKKSRASPSSMESKVYRLFGREKPVHKVLGGGKPADVFLWRNKKISGGVLVGATALWVLFELFEYHLLTLVCHILILVLAVLFLWSNASTFINKRPPRIPEFHIPEEPVLQIAAALRAEINCAFSVLRDIASGRELKKFLSVIAGLWILSVVGKWCNFLTLFYIAFVLLNTLPVLYEKYERQVDSFAEKAHGEIKKQYVVFDGKVLSKIPMGPLKDRKKD